One genomic region from Vibrio sp. SCSIO 43137 encodes:
- a CDS encoding FAD-dependent oxidoreductase, translating to MKMITEPQRETPVLAETEVLVIGGGPAGLSAAIAAARTGAKTMLVERYGCLGGVLTQVGVESFAWYRHEGTEDCEGIGREYERRAKELGFTRPEPQSISEVIDTEGFKYIADRMAIEAGVTPLLHSQVVDVIMEGDAICGVIVEGKSGRQAVLAQRIVDCSGDADVAYKAGAPYTKREKSELMGVTVMFNCAGVDVARFNKFVKEDLKPTYSDWGKNWSIITDEKEDDMFSPYMEEIFNKAQEEGVIPGDAQAIGGTWSTFTETGEALQLNMVYAYGYDCTDVLDLSRAEVDGRQQAIWAIDALRHYVPGFENARLRNFGMTLGTRESRLIVGESRVEKDYVLNQGRCEDSVGIFPEFIDGSGYLILPTTGRYFQIPLSCLVPQKVENLIVAGRCISGDVIAHTSMRNMMCCAVTGQGAGTAAAESLKQNVSIRQLDVKKLQDTLREQGARVD from the coding sequence ATGAAAATGATTACCGAACCGCAAAGAGAAACCCCGGTACTGGCTGAAACGGAAGTTCTTGTCATTGGCGGTGGTCCTGCGGGCCTGAGTGCCGCTATTGCAGCCGCCCGAACCGGTGCTAAGACAATGCTTGTTGAGCGTTACGGCTGTTTGGGTGGCGTGCTGACTCAGGTCGGTGTAGAAAGTTTCGCATGGTACCGCCATGAAGGTACCGAAGATTGTGAAGGTATCGGCCGTGAATATGAGCGCCGTGCTAAGGAACTGGGCTTTACCCGTCCTGAGCCACAATCCATCAGTGAAGTGATCGACACCGAAGGGTTTAAATATATCGCAGACCGGATGGCAATCGAAGCCGGAGTAACACCTTTACTTCACTCTCAGGTGGTAGACGTGATTATGGAAGGCGACGCTATCTGCGGTGTCATTGTTGAAGGTAAATCAGGACGTCAGGCGGTTTTGGCTCAGCGAATTGTGGACTGCTCTGGTGATGCCGATGTGGCCTATAAAGCCGGTGCTCCTTATACCAAGCGCGAAAAAAGCGAGTTGATGGGTGTTACCGTGATGTTCAACTGCGCAGGTGTGGATGTCGCTCGTTTTAACAAATTTGTTAAAGAGGATCTGAAGCCAACTTATTCCGACTGGGGTAAAAACTGGAGCATTATCACCGACGAAAAAGAAGATGATATGTTCAGCCCTTACATGGAAGAGATCTTCAATAAGGCACAGGAAGAAGGCGTGATCCCCGGTGACGCACAGGCGATTGGCGGAACCTGGAGTACCTTTACAGAAACTGGTGAAGCACTGCAACTGAATATGGTTTATGCCTATGGTTATGACTGTACTGATGTGCTGGATTTAAGCCGTGCAGAAGTGGACGGCCGCCAACAGGCTATCTGGGCAATCGATGCATTACGCCATTATGTTCCCGGTTTTGAAAACGCGCGTTTACGTAACTTTGGTATGACTTTAGGTACCCGTGAATCGCGTCTGATTGTGGGTGAAAGCCGTGTTGAAAAGGACTATGTGCTCAATCAGGGGCGTTGCGAAGATAGTGTTGGTATCTTCCCTGAGTTTATCGATGGCAGTGGTTATCTCATCCTGCCGACTACCGGCCGTTATTTCCAGATCCCGCTGAGCTGTCTGGTACCGCAGAAAGTTGAAAACCTGATTGTAGCCGGACGCTGTATCTCTGGTGATGTTATCGCCCATACCTCAATGCGTAACATGATGTGCTGCGCCGTTACTGGTCAGGGGGCGGGTACCGCTGCTGCCGAGTCACTAAAACAAAATGTCAGCATCCGCCAACTGGATGTTAAAAAACTGCAGGACACCCTTCGTGAGCAAGGGGCTCGCGTAGACTAG
- a CDS encoding glycerate kinase — translation MKVVISPDSFKDSLSAKQVANAIADGLSDVMPDIECLCVPVADGGEGTMSALVDATNGSRHKVSVTGPLGTPVRAEFGILGDGVTAVIEMASASGIELVPYEQRNPMVATSFGTGELVSAALDLGVENIIVAIGGSATNDGGMGMMSALGVRFLADNGKPVSPNGEGLLELASMDVKGLDPRLADTRFICACDVDNPLTGDKGASAVFGPQKGASPQMIKALDDALQRYATIIKSDLAIDVEKQPGSGAAGGMGSALMAFMQAELKPGIQIVLQAVELERKLHGADLVITGEGRIDGQTIHGKTPVGVSRLAQSKGIPVIALAGALGDGCLALRSAGIYGCFSVLSKPCSLEEALTNAEQNVRYTAQNLAGVLELLVK, via the coding sequence ATGAAAGTTGTCATTTCTCCTGATTCATTTAAAGACAGCCTGAGTGCCAAACAGGTAGCAAACGCTATTGCTGACGGCTTGTCCGATGTTATGCCTGATATTGAGTGCCTTTGCGTCCCGGTTGCTGATGGCGGCGAAGGGACCATGAGTGCTTTAGTGGATGCCACTAATGGCTCGCGCCATAAAGTAAGCGTAACCGGACCGTTAGGTACGCCCGTCAGGGCTGAGTTCGGAATTTTAGGTGATGGAGTGACCGCTGTCATTGAGATGGCCAGCGCTTCCGGTATAGAGCTGGTTCCTTATGAGCAGCGTAACCCAATGGTTGCCACGAGTTTTGGTACCGGTGAACTGGTGAGTGCTGCGCTGGATTTGGGGGTAGAAAATATCATAGTGGCTATCGGTGGTAGTGCGACCAACGATGGCGGTATGGGGATGATGTCGGCGCTTGGAGTACGCTTTTTGGCGGATAACGGTAAACCAGTGTCACCAAATGGGGAAGGCTTGCTCGAACTAGCATCTATGGATGTAAAAGGACTAGATCCACGCCTTGCTGATACCCGCTTTATCTGTGCCTGTGATGTTGATAATCCCCTCACTGGAGACAAAGGTGCCAGCGCGGTTTTCGGGCCACAAAAAGGAGCTAGCCCGCAGATGATAAAGGCGCTTGATGATGCCTTGCAGCGTTACGCCACCATTATCAAGTCTGATTTGGCTATCGATGTCGAGAAACAACCCGGTTCCGGTGCTGCCGGGGGAATGGGATCCGCTTTAATGGCATTTATGCAGGCAGAGCTTAAACCCGGCATCCAGATTGTGTTGCAAGCGGTGGAGTTAGAGAGAAAACTGCATGGCGCTGATTTGGTTATCACTGGTGAAGGACGCATTGATGGCCAGACCATTCATGGAAAAACGCCGGTAGGTGTGTCGCGTCTGGCTCAGAGTAAAGGCATTCCGGTAATTGCACTGGCCGGTGCTTTAGGTGATGGCTGTTTAGCCCTTCGCTCTGCCGGAATTTATGGCTGTTTTTCAGTATTGAGCAAGCCTTGCAGTCTGGAAGAAGCACTAACAAATGCAGAGCAAAATGTACGCTACACTGCGCAGAATCTTGCGGGTGTACTTGAGCTTCTGGTTAAGTAG
- a CDS encoding FAD-dependent oxidoreductase: MKVIQDTVDVVVAGGGTAGHIAAIQAARAGIKVSLIEASSMLGGTMTDGGVFMPNHWHTPRQAVVQGIGWELFSRSKEIEGLAIKPFTERRAVDTPGYYSHINVPVYATVAEQAALDAGVEIHYHEFIGEVEADGNWWTVTSYARGIKRITRCRELIDCSGDADVVRALDLPVVKAPKRQPGTLQYRIEGIDLQQVWKGEAQKLYEEAMEAGRLEKGDWAYFGIYEFIWYLQMGGHNSTHIYGCDTTDADGQTQANIEGRKRMLRMYEFVKDKIPGAERAVLKTMYSRALSREGCRIVGEHNVTLDEFMTAKHYKDSICHAFNYIDLHNEDNGCDEIFHESDELIPKVPLSALVPKESNRLLVAGRILSSDRKSLAGIRAQCTCMAMGQAVGAAAALAVQRGVYSRDIPSSDIVAMTVEHGAVPV, encoded by the coding sequence ATGAAAGTTATCCAAGACACTGTCGACGTCGTCGTCGCTGGTGGGGGTACGGCCGGCCATATTGCGGCTATTCAGGCTGCCCGCGCCGGAATAAAAGTTTCCCTGATTGAAGCCAGCTCTATGCTGGGCGGTACCATGACCGATGGTGGCGTATTTATGCCCAACCATTGGCACACGCCACGCCAGGCAGTTGTGCAAGGTATCGGCTGGGAGCTGTTCAGCCGTTCAAAAGAGATCGAAGGTCTCGCCATTAAGCCGTTTACCGAGCGTCGCGCCGTCGATACTCCCGGCTATTACAGCCATATTAACGTGCCGGTTTATGCCACAGTTGCTGAGCAAGCTGCACTGGACGCTGGTGTAGAGATCCACTATCACGAATTTATCGGCGAAGTCGAAGCGGATGGAAACTGGTGGACCGTCACATCGTACGCCCGTGGTATTAAGCGCATTACCCGCTGCCGGGAGTTGATCGACTGTTCCGGGGATGCCGATGTTGTGCGGGCTCTGGACTTGCCGGTGGTGAAAGCACCTAAACGTCAGCCGGGTACTTTGCAGTACCGGATTGAGGGCATTGACCTGCAACAAGTCTGGAAAGGTGAGGCGCAGAAGCTATACGAAGAGGCGATGGAAGCGGGCCGGCTGGAAAAAGGTGACTGGGCTTACTTCGGTATCTATGAGTTTATCTGGTACTTGCAAATGGGTGGTCATAACTCGACTCATATTTATGGCTGTGACACAACTGATGCCGATGGACAGACTCAGGCCAATATCGAAGGCCGTAAACGAATGCTACGCATGTATGAGTTTGTGAAAGATAAGATTCCGGGCGCTGAAAGGGCTGTGCTTAAAACCATGTATAGCCGTGCTCTGTCCCGCGAAGGCTGCCGGATTGTCGGTGAGCACAATGTCACTCTGGATGAGTTTATGACGGCGAAACACTACAAGGACAGTATCTGCCACGCATTCAACTATATCGACCTGCATAACGAAGATAATGGCTGTGACGAGATCTTCCACGAGTCTGATGAGTTGATTCCTAAGGTTCCTCTGTCGGCTCTGGTCCCTAAAGAGAGTAACCGTCTTCTGGTTGCCGGGCGGATTCTCTCTTCAGACCGTAAATCATTGGCGGGTATTCGCGCGCAGTGTACTTGTATGGCTATGGGGCAGGCGGTGGGAGCGGCGGCTGCACTGGCGGTGCAACGTGGTGTTTATTCACGTGATATTCCGAGTTCAGATATCGTTGCAATGACGGTTGAGCACGGTGCGGTACCGGTATAA
- a CDS encoding methyl-accepting chemotaxis protein has translation MQLFNKTRLNKILLLPIFVTILVLLCMSGAFYYEYDKINTVTISLAEKKKDSQLIDSQVEKISHMANLVNKRADNLTELSTFEQQFLGIAATLKETSKKIDSDQLTLQQSVDELSELLKEKNRLTAESVNLYLNLPWLADKFAKLNTPYSDSAAEWLQKRDRLLILSSHIQDRVANLFTVNIPDPEVKLRRELKQLLETLQSMGGERDYVQFINAYQQATDTILNNRSEVSKYQQQIEQGLVQINSLLAETRQRSEAQLAALIVDYSALSEVALVIKLAAVAAVLVITLLLTMAINRWQLSWINQISFNIDRMSQGDFTSSIAVEKGASSSNEFVGLSQAFNKTTSDLSKATGTLNKVADNVSVASDELSHSMQQASNNAVEEVDKITLVSTAVSELSVTAEQVSANAAIADEEAQQALQHIYHGQGAMSELGTISMQVSETSDEALSVIQQLNQHSSEIGSVIDVINSVSEQTNLLALNAAIEAARAGESGRGFAVVADEVRNLASKTQQSTVNIQQLIEQLQSQSGNASQIMQQNSELINQSAEIAASVTQAFAEISAAVAKISDMNTTVATASEEQSRVTQDIFENISMVNELVANNQKFIATGVSACRELEAMSGEQNKLLAAFKFSL, from the coding sequence ATGCAACTGTTTAATAAAACTCGACTGAATAAAATATTATTGCTGCCGATATTTGTGACCATTTTAGTTTTACTCTGTATGTCGGGTGCTTTTTATTATGAATACGACAAAATAAACACAGTAACTATATCTCTGGCTGAAAAGAAAAAAGATAGCCAGTTAATAGATTCTCAAGTAGAAAAAATAAGCCATATGGCGAATCTGGTAAATAAGCGTGCAGATAATCTGACTGAGCTGAGCACATTTGAGCAACAGTTCCTTGGGATAGCCGCTACCCTGAAAGAAACCAGTAAAAAAATAGACAGTGATCAACTGACATTACAGCAATCTGTTGATGAACTCTCTGAATTGCTGAAAGAAAAAAACCGGCTGACAGCAGAGTCGGTCAACCTGTACCTCAACCTGCCTTGGTTAGCAGACAAGTTTGCCAAGCTAAACACACCTTATTCTGATTCAGCTGCTGAATGGTTACAAAAGCGTGATCGTCTGTTAATACTAAGTTCCCATATTCAGGATAGGGTGGCTAACCTGTTTACCGTCAATATCCCTGATCCGGAAGTTAAGCTTCGCCGCGAACTGAAACAGCTATTGGAAACTCTCCAGTCTATGGGGGGAGAACGGGATTACGTACAGTTTATCAATGCCTATCAACAAGCTACCGATACTATATTAAATAACCGTTCAGAAGTAAGTAAGTACCAACAACAGATTGAGCAAGGCCTTGTTCAAATTAATAGCTTGTTGGCGGAAACACGACAGCGTAGTGAAGCACAACTGGCAGCTTTGATTGTTGATTATAGTGCCCTGTCTGAGGTGGCTCTGGTGATTAAGTTAGCAGCCGTCGCGGCTGTTTTAGTGATTACTTTGCTGCTTACCATGGCCATAAACCGCTGGCAGCTTTCCTGGATTAATCAAATCAGCTTTAACATTGACAGGATGTCGCAGGGAGATTTCACCAGCAGTATTGCAGTAGAGAAAGGTGCTTCTTCCAGTAATGAGTTTGTCGGGCTTAGTCAGGCGTTTAATAAAACAACATCCGACCTTTCAAAGGCCACCGGTACCCTAAATAAGGTGGCTGACAATGTTTCCGTTGCTTCGGATGAGTTATCGCACTCTATGCAGCAGGCTAGCAACAATGCGGTAGAAGAGGTCGACAAGATAACTCTGGTATCTACGGCGGTCAGTGAACTGTCTGTGACCGCTGAGCAGGTAAGCGCTAATGCCGCGATTGCCGATGAAGAGGCCCAGCAGGCACTTCAGCATATTTATCATGGGCAAGGGGCGATGAGTGAGTTGGGAACCATCTCCATGCAGGTAAGCGAAACCTCTGATGAAGCTCTCAGCGTAATTCAACAACTTAATCAGCATTCATCCGAGATTGGAAGTGTCATTGATGTAATTAATAGCGTCTCAGAACAGACCAACCTATTGGCGCTGAATGCCGCCATTGAAGCAGCGCGGGCTGGTGAGTCCGGGCGTGGTTTTGCCGTCGTCGCTGACGAAGTCCGTAATCTGGCCTCTAAAACCCAGCAGTCGACAGTGAACATACAGCAACTTATAGAGCAATTGCAGAGTCAGTCAGGAAATGCCAGCCAGATCATGCAGCAAAATTCAGAGCTGATTAATCAGTCGGCAGAGATTGCAGCTTCCGTGACTCAGGCCTTTGCTGAGATCAGTGCCGCTGTAGCAAAAATATCTGATATGAATACCACGGTAGCCACAGCATCTGAAGAGCAATCACGGGTGACACAGGACATCTTTGAAAACATCTCAATGGTGAATGAGCTGGTTGCCAACAATCAGAAATTTATCGCCACAGGTGTGAGTGCATGCAGAGAACTTGAAGCGATGTCCGGTGAGCAGAACAAGCTGCTCGCTGCCTTTAAATTTTCTTTATAG
- a CDS encoding 2-hydroxy-3-oxopropionate reductase, protein MKIGFIGTGIMGKPMAKNLQDAGYTLYFSEHFEAAPAELLGDKGYACPNPAAVAEAADVIVIMVPDTPQVEEVLFAEHGVEKGLAKDKIVVDMSSISPIATKAFAERVEAAGAWYLDAPVSGGEVGAIAGTLSIMVGGRDEAFAKVKPLFDVMGQNITLVGGNGDGQTCKVANQIIVALNIEAVAEALVFASKAGADPAKIRQALMGGFASSKILEVHGERMVKGTFDPGFRISLHQKDLNNALEGAKELGVNLPSTANAQELFNTCKALDGANWDHSAMIKAIEHMSNHSIRD, encoded by the coding sequence ATGAAAATCGGATTTATCGGTACAGGCATTATGGGTAAGCCAATGGCAAAAAACCTGCAAGATGCCGGCTATACCCTTTACTTCTCTGAACACTTTGAAGCAGCACCTGCTGAACTGCTGGGAGACAAAGGCTATGCCTGTCCAAACCCGGCTGCAGTCGCTGAAGCTGCTGACGTCATTGTCATCATGGTACCGGATACACCGCAGGTTGAAGAAGTACTGTTTGCTGAACATGGCGTAGAAAAAGGTCTGGCGAAAGACAAGATCGTAGTTGATATGAGTTCCATCTCACCAATCGCGACTAAAGCGTTTGCTGAGCGTGTTGAAGCTGCTGGTGCATGGTATCTGGATGCGCCTGTTTCTGGTGGTGAAGTGGGCGCTATTGCAGGCACATTGTCTATCATGGTCGGCGGCCGTGATGAGGCCTTCGCTAAGGTAAAACCTCTGTTTGACGTTATGGGTCAGAACATCACTTTAGTCGGCGGTAATGGTGATGGTCAAACTTGTAAAGTGGCCAACCAGATCATCGTAGCCCTGAACATTGAAGCGGTAGCCGAAGCACTGGTATTTGCATCTAAAGCGGGCGCCGATCCTGCCAAAATCCGTCAGGCACTAATGGGCGGTTTCGCCTCATCTAAGATTCTGGAAGTGCATGGTGAGCGTATGGTTAAAGGCACATTCGATCCCGGCTTCCGTATCTCTCTTCATCAGAAAGATCTTAATAATGCACTGGAAGGCGCAAAGGAACTTGGTGTGAACCTGCCAAGCACGGCCAATGCTCAAGAGTTATTCAATACCTGTAAAGCACTGGATGGTGCTAACTGGGACCACTCTGCGATGATCAAAGCGATCGAGCATATGAGTAATCACTCAATTCGTGATTAA
- a CDS encoding cyclophilin-like fold protein, whose product MQMIEVQMGSLVVDIELNGSDTAQELLASLPIKSRAKRWGDEIYFSTPVDMEAAYDAREIVDVGDVAYWPPDRALCLFFGPTPCSTDGTPQAASAVNMVGKIKGRLPSLLQVNDNSQIEVRLKVS is encoded by the coding sequence ATGCAAATGATAGAAGTTCAGATGGGCTCACTGGTAGTGGATATTGAGTTAAACGGCAGCGATACAGCACAAGAATTGCTGGCAAGCCTGCCGATCAAGTCCCGTGCCAAACGCTGGGGAGATGAAATCTATTTTTCAACTCCGGTGGATATGGAAGCCGCCTATGACGCCCGTGAAATTGTAGATGTAGGCGATGTCGCTTATTGGCCGCCTGACAGAGCATTATGTCTGTTTTTCGGTCCCACTCCCTGCAGTACAGATGGCACTCCACAGGCTGCATCTGCCGTCAATATGGTCGGCAAAATCAAAGGTCGTTTGCCGTCACTGCTTCAGGTGAATGATAACAGTCAGATAGAAGTGCGCCTCAAGGTGAGCTGA
- the gcl gene encoding glyoxylate carboligase, protein MARMRAIEAAVLILKKEGVDTAFGVPGAAINPMYAAMKKLGGIDHVLARHVEGASHMAEGYTRTADGNIGVCIGTSGPAGTDMITGLYSASADSIPILCITGQAPVAKLHKEDFQAVDIESIAKPVTKMAVTILEAAQLPGTFQKAFFEMRSGRPGPVLLDLPMDVQLTEIEFDIDLYEPLVPHKPQATKAQAKRALEMLNEAEKPLLVAGGGIINADASELFREFAEITGVPVIQTLRGWGVIGDDHELMVGRMGCQANHRYGNATYLESDFVFGIGNRWANRHTGAIETYTKGRKFIHVDIEPTQIGRVFAPDLGIASDAGSALKLFIEVAKEMRDNGELKQRTEWLGECVERKRTMLRREDFDQKPVKPQRVYHEMNKAFGPDTRYVATIGNAQIAANQFLRVQKPRHWINACQAGPLGWTLPAALGVVKADPSKPVVAVSGDYDFQFLVEEFAVGAQFNLPFIYVLINNAYLGLIRQAQRNFDIDYCVQLSFENINAPELNGYGVDHVSVVEGLGCKAIRVFDPEEIGPALEKAKEMMAEFRVPVVVEVITERVTNIAMGPDIDKVTEFEEVIDL, encoded by the coding sequence ATGGCTAGAATGCGCGCAATAGAAGCAGCAGTTCTAATATTGAAAAAAGAAGGTGTTGATACCGCATTTGGTGTACCGGGCGCGGCTATCAACCCTATGTATGCAGCGATGAAAAAGCTGGGTGGCATCGACCATGTTCTGGCACGCCACGTAGAGGGTGCCTCACATATGGCGGAAGGCTACACCCGCACCGCTGATGGGAACATTGGCGTTTGTATCGGTACGTCAGGTCCGGCTGGCACAGATATGATTACCGGCCTGTATTCAGCATCTGCCGATTCGATTCCAATTCTTTGTATTACAGGACAGGCACCTGTTGCCAAACTGCATAAAGAAGATTTTCAGGCGGTAGATATTGAGTCTATTGCCAAGCCGGTTACTAAAATGGCGGTAACCATTCTGGAAGCGGCACAGCTGCCGGGTACCTTCCAGAAAGCCTTCTTTGAGATGCGCTCCGGCCGTCCCGGCCCGGTTTTATTAGATCTGCCAATGGACGTACAACTGACAGAAATTGAGTTTGATATTGATCTGTATGAGCCGCTGGTACCTCATAAGCCTCAGGCGACAAAAGCTCAGGCTAAACGTGCACTAGAGATGCTGAACGAAGCAGAGAAACCTCTGCTCGTTGCTGGTGGCGGCATCATTAATGCTGACGCATCTGAACTGTTCCGCGAGTTCGCAGAAATTACTGGTGTACCTGTGATTCAGACTTTGCGTGGCTGGGGTGTGATTGGTGATGACCATGAGCTGATGGTTGGCCGTATGGGATGTCAGGCAAACCACAGATACGGTAACGCAACTTACCTTGAATCTGACTTTGTATTTGGTATCGGTAACCGCTGGGCCAACCGCCACACGGGTGCTATCGAGACTTATACCAAAGGTCGTAAGTTTATTCATGTTGATATCGAACCTACTCAGATTGGCCGTGTATTTGCACCTGATCTGGGTATTGCATCCGATGCTGGCTCGGCACTTAAGCTTTTCATTGAAGTGGCGAAAGAGATGCGCGACAACGGTGAATTAAAGCAGCGCACAGAGTGGTTGGGCGAATGTGTAGAGCGTAAGCGTACAATGTTACGCCGTGAAGATTTCGATCAGAAACCGGTTAAACCACAACGTGTTTATCACGAGATGAACAAAGCATTCGGTCCGGATACCCGTTATGTCGCGACTATCGGTAATGCGCAAATTGCTGCTAACCAGTTCCTTCGTGTTCAGAAACCACGTCACTGGATCAATGCTTGTCAGGCAGGTCCGCTGGGCTGGACATTGCCAGCAGCACTTGGAGTTGTAAAGGCAGACCCAAGCAAGCCGGTTGTCGCCGTTTCCGGTGACTATGACTTCCAGTTCCTTGTAGAAGAGTTTGCTGTTGGTGCGCAGTTTAACCTGCCGTTTATCTATGTCCTGATTAACAACGCTTATCTGGGACTGATTCGTCAAGCGCAACGTAACTTTGATATCGACTACTGCGTACAGCTCTCGTTCGAAAACATTAATGCCCCTGAGCTGAATGGCTACGGTGTTGACCATGTATCTGTTGTAGAAGGTCTTGGCTGTAAAGCAATCCGTGTTTTCGATCCTGAAGAGATTGGGCCTGCGCTGGAAAAAGCGAAAGAGATGATGGCTGAATTCAGGGTACCAGTGGTTGTTGAAGTTATCACTGAGCGTGTAACCAACATCGCAATGGGTCCGGACATCGATAAAGTGACTGAATTCGAAGAAGTTATTGACCTTTAA
- the hyi gene encoding hydroxypyruvate isomerase, giving the protein MPKMAANLSMLFTEMDFMARFEAAAKAGFKGVEYLFPYDFEAEAIKTELDKFGLTQVLFNLPAGDFANGERGIACLPERVEEFRQGVDKATEYAKVLGCKQVNCLSGLVPADLSMDVAQETLVGNLKYAADLLEQADILLVVEAINTQDMPGFCVSTTKQALRIIEATGSSNIRYQYDIYHMQIMEGNIARTLTDHKAQIAHVQLADNPGRHEPGTGELNYGFLFKHLDNIGYQGWVGCEYVPANGTEAGLGWLKDHNLI; this is encoded by the coding sequence ATGCCTAAGATGGCTGCAAATCTGTCCATGCTGTTTACTGAAATGGACTTTATGGCTCGTTTCGAAGCAGCGGCAAAAGCAGGTTTTAAAGGTGTGGAATACCTGTTTCCGTATGACTTTGAAGCTGAAGCAATTAAAACTGAGCTAGATAAGTTTGGCTTAACTCAGGTGCTGTTTAACCTGCCTGCCGGTGATTTTGCCAATGGCGAGCGTGGTATTGCTTGTTTGCCGGAGCGCGTTGAAGAGTTCCGTCAGGGTGTAGATAAAGCGACTGAATACGCAAAAGTGTTGGGGTGTAAGCAGGTTAACTGCCTGTCAGGTCTGGTTCCGGCAGATCTGTCTATGGACGTTGCACAAGAGACTCTTGTAGGGAACCTGAAATACGCTGCCGACTTATTAGAGCAGGCAGATATCCTTCTGGTTGTAGAAGCAATTAATACCCAGGATATGCCGGGTTTTTGTGTCAGTACAACTAAGCAGGCGCTGCGTATTATCGAAGCAACGGGCAGCTCAAATATCCGTTACCAGTACGATATCTACCATATGCAAATTATGGAAGGAAACATTGCCCGCACCTTAACCGATCACAAAGCCCAGATCGCTCACGTACAACTGGCCGACAATCCCGGTCGTCATGAGCCGGGCACAGGTGAACTGAACTACGGATTCCTGTTTAAGCATCTGGATAACATTGGTTATCAAGGCTGGGTGGGATGTGAATATGTACCGGCAAACGGCACTGAAGCGGGCCTTGGCTGGCTTAAAGATCATAACTTAATTTAA